A region of the Thermodesulfobacteriota bacterium genome:
TCCTTCAAAAGCCACCTTTTTAAAATCTGACAGAGAGAAGTCGCATATTCTAAAAATATCAAGTACAACTCCACAAAATAGAAGATACGTGAATCTCCTAGTCAAGTTGAGAAATATAGGAGAGGTATATTTAGCTTAAAAAATCTAGAGAGGCATCGAGAATAACATGGAGAAGTTAGAAAAATTCAGGGCGCTCGGTTTATCCGAAAATACATTAAGAGCAATAAAAGATAAAGGTTTTCTTGAACCTACGGCAATTCAGGAAAGAACTATCCCCATACTTTTGAGAGGGGATATCGATGTCGTGGGACAGGCTCAAACCGGAACAGGAAAGACAGCGGCGTTTGCGCTTCCTCTGATTGAAAGGTTAGAAGAAGCCGGGTTTGTTCAGGCGCTCGTTCTTGTCCCCACCAGGGAATTGGCCGTTCAGGTTTCGGAAGAGATTAACTCGCTCAAAGGAAATAAAAAGCTGCGGGTAGTCCCCATATACGGTGGCCACTCTATGGAGCTTCAGCTCAGATGGCTGAGGGAAGGAGTGGATATTGTGGTTGGAACCCCGGGCAGGATACTGGACCATGTAAAAAGAAAAAGTTTGAAGCTGGGCAGTATTTCCCATCTGATATTGGATGAGGCGGATGAAATGCTGAATATGGGTTTCATAGAGGATGTAGAGGAGATTTTGAATAGTGCCGCTACGGAGAAGAGGATGCTGCTATTTTCGGCAACAATGCCGGAGAGAATATTGGATATTGCCAAGAATTATATGAGGCGCTATGAACTTATAACACTTAAACAACAGCTTACCACGGACCTGACAGACCAGATTTATTTTGAAATTTCCTCTTCGGATAAGTTCAAGGCGTTATGCAGGATAATCGATGTGGAAAAGGAATTTTACGGACTCGTATTCTGCAGGACAAAGCTGGACGTGGAAAATGTTGCCAATAAGCTGATGGAAATGGGGTACAACGCCAAAGCTTTGCACGGTGATATATCCCAAAATCAAAGAGAGAGGATATTGAATAGGTTCAGGAATAAGAGGATTAACGTCCTTGTGGCTACGGATGTTGCGGCCAGGGGGATAGATATTAACGACCTCACCCATGTCATTAATTATGCTTTGCCCCATGACCCTGAATCTTACGTGCACCGGATAGGAAGGACGGGGAGAGCGGGGAAGGAGGGAACGGCTATAACCTTCGTTACCCCGGAGGACCAGAGAAGGCTCCATTTCATAAAGAGGATCGCCAAGACCAATATCCGAAGAGAGAAGCTGCCGGAAATGGAGGATGTAATAAAAGCAAAATTAACCAGAATAAAAAGGGAGATCGAGGATATTATTGAGTCTGGCGGCCACCAGGATTATATCAAGACGGCCAAAGAGCTCCTGGAAGAAAACGAGGCAGAAAAAGTTCTTGCGGCTCTATTAAATCGCTCTTTTAAGGATGAACTCAATAAAAGAAAATATAGCGTTGTCCAGGATGTTCTCATAGAAAGCCATGGGAGTGATAATAATCGGAGAGCACGGAGAAAGAACAGGACTATCTACAAGAATGGGAAAAACGGATGGCATGGTTTCTAATGATATGGCGAATCCACTAAAATTAAATCCAAAACGACCGATGGGAGGTAACGATCCCTTTTGAAAATGATTTGTGATAACCTGGATTTAATATTACACACATCGTAGCAAGAGCTTCTGACCAGGGCCTCTGGTCATTCCCACATGTTACACGATTAATACTTTTGGGTACAAGCTTAAACTTAGGCCCTCTGATTTGTCATTCCCACGAAGCGTGTCCTTGCGCACGCGGGGAGTGTGAATCCACTGATCTGTCATTCCCGTGCAAACGGGAATCCAGTTTTTTAGAAGATGGATCCCCGATTAATGCATTCGGGGATGACATAAGGACTGGATACCCGATTAAGCTTAATCTGGTAATCGAAGGGAAGGGAACCGTCTGGATAGACGATGTAAAGCTGGTAACAAGGTCCGCTTAATTATTAAAGTTTCACGCTATATTTAAACTTATGGAAGGGCTTTTTCTTCCGGACTATTTTGACATACATAGAATTCTGGAGAAGCTCTCTACCGTTGGTGCGACTTCAGTAAAAATTCTAAACGAGGGTTTCAGAGAGTCGCTCCTGGAAGAGGCTGAGTGTTACGCCTATAAACCGGAGGACGAGGTCGTTGGCACTGGAGATAAAATCGTAAGACAGCAGATGAGCTCGTTTGAAGATTTTCCCGACGACAGCAAATGTAATTTGCTCAAGCATTCCCTTCAGTACTTTTTAGATGAATACTTGACACTCATTAAACCTTATCCATTCGAGACAAGACTGGCTTTTAACTCTATTGTACTTCAGAAGTATGAAAGGGGCTCGATTGGAATTACCCCACACCGGGATGGATTGAGCTACATAAATCTGGTTTGCCTTTTTATTATCGAGGGCCGGGGTAGATTCTTCATCTGTTCCGATAGGTCTGGAAGAGATTCAGTCGAAATCGATGCCTCCCCAGGCAATGTAATTTTGATGAGAGCCCCAGGCTTTCTCTCTACTAAAGAGAGACCCTTTCACTATGTTAGCGATATCCAGGAGAGAAGGTATGTTTTTGGGTTAAGACAGAAACGGTTTTGATAGATTTAAAATGGAGCTCAATTAGTTATGACGGAATGCAAATTTTTCCGATAAGCCAATCTTGCCGCAATTGGAAAAGAATATTGATTATTGGTTGTTATTAACCTAGGGTCATGATGATAATACCGGCGATTATTATCGACCATGTCGCTAGATCAAGTAGATTGTAACCTTTTTTCATTATAGCACCTTTGAATTTATTGAATCATAATGGAAACAACTCATCAAGATTTATTTTTTGAATGAAAAAAGGATTATCGAAAATAGAAGATTATTACTTTGGGTTTAACATCGGATTAGACAAAAACGTCCGCAGGAATGCTAATCAATTGAAAAATCTTGATTTGAGAATAGAAGTATTCAATTATTAAAAAGCTGATGATATGTGGAGATGTAATCCCGAAGTAGTAGTGTAAATTTGTAGGGAACGCATATATGCGCTCCTTACAATTGTAGCGGATATTCCGTCCGTAGTGAGACAGAGGCAGACACAGTCGGAATGGCTAACTCAAAGACATCGGAATATCTTAGCCCACTCATTCCATCAAATGTGTCTTTAGTTTATCACATGGAGAAGCGAACCATCCAAAGCAGACTATAGTCTTGGCTCTCAAATAAACTTTCCAGACTATTTGCTTTTCGCTTAGAGAAAAAGAAAGATATAATTTAGAAATTTATCAAGCTGTATTTTAAATCGATTTAAATCATCAGGAGGCGCAAGCATGTCTGAACCAAACTCGGACAAACCTAAGCGGATATTTCAGGATTGGAAGAACATTGCAATAGCAATACTGGTCATAGTCGTGGTCGTGATGGGTTTTATACTGGGAAAGGATAGATTGGGTGGAGGAGTAAAGGAGACCGGTGTTGATGGTAAGGGAGAGGGGGTGGCAATATTCGATGTTAAGTTTGACCGGGAGAACCAGAGCTTCGTCGACATTGTGTTTGACAAGCCGATTGGAAAGGACAAAGAAGGCGAGATACTAGGACGTGACCCTGCCAAGATAACCCCGACCATAGGCGGAGTCTGGAAATGGCAGGGCTCAAATGTGCTCAGGTTCGAGCCATCGGGGAATTTCGCCCCGGCTACTGATTACACTATCACCATAATTCCCGAGCAAATAATCTCTCAAGGGCAGGTGTTTAAGGGAAAGAAGGAAATAAGCTTTCGCACTGATGAATTCAAAGTGGAGCAGGTAACCATAAACGAAGAACCATTCCTGGAGAAGAAAAACACCCTTGCCCTTGTCGGAGAGGTTAGATTTAACTACTCGGTGGACCCGGAGGTCTTGGCCCGGAAAATAAAGCTTATCGACCTTAAAGGAGGAGTGGATGGTCAGGAAAAGCGAATACCCATAAAGCTCGAAACTACATACTGGAGCGACGTAATCAATTTCAAAAGTGACCCCATAGAGAAGGAGAAGGATGAGAGGAAGCTTAAGCTCATAATCCTGGGAGACCTCGTTCCTGCTCAGGGTAACGTCCCGCTAGGACAGGATTATACTGAGACTATTCTACTGGGGTCAAAAGATAAGCTCGTAGTCCGCGAGGTTTCCCCGGAAGCGGCGTATAAAAAATCATCCCTTAAAATCACCTTTTCATCCTCGGTAAACCCGGAGATTGCCGCAAGCTATATAACAGTAAAGCCCGAGGTTAAGTACACCCTAGAGAGAGACCGAAACCGACTAAACCTGAGAGGTGAATTTAAACCGGGAGAGACATACGAATTGGCTATGGGTAAGGGGCTTCCGGCGATCGATGATGCGGTTTTGCGGGAGGAATACAAGACTGAAGTTACCATTCCCGACTTAGAGCCTTCGGTGGAGTTTGAAAGCAAGGGGATGTTTCTCGACGCTAAAGGCACGCATGCGGTAAAGCTTAAAACAATCAATATAGATAGCCTGGAGCTTGACATTGACCGGGTTTATCTCAACAACCTTTTTTTCCTGTTCGATTCATATGGGTACTCGGTATGGAGAGACAATTACTATAAGGGTGACCTTAACTACTCTTTGGGTAACTCCATTGTGAATAAGGAAATAAAAATGCAAAAAAAGCAAAATGAGGAAGTGGTTACCACCCTCAATCTGAATAAATACATACCGGAAGGAGAGCCGGGTCTTTACCGAATAGGCATCACCCCTGAAGGACTTTATGAAGGCGTACAGAAGTGGGTTCTCATAACCGACCTGGGAATAGTGGCGAAGAAAGGAAGCGGCGAATTCCTGGTTTGGGTTTCCTCTTTTGCTAATCTTCAGCCAATCTCCGGTGCTGAGGTTAAGGTCATAAGCAACCAGAACCAGCTTATTGCTAAGGGGATTACGGATGCTAACGGTCTCCTACGTTTAGAAGGTCTTCAAAAGCCGTTTGAGAAAAATACTCCGTACATGATAACAGTAGAGAAGGGAAGGGATTTTAGTTTTCTCCTCACCGAGCAAATGGCCATAGACACATCCGGGCTTGATGTCGGAGGCGCAACATTCACGGCTAAGGGATACACAGCATATGTTTATGGGGAGAGGGACATATACCGTCCCGGTGAAACCCTGGAAGCTGTAGCAATCGTCAGGGATTCTAACCTAAATGTTCCCGAACCGATGCCGCTCATCATTGGCCATAAGGACCCCAAGGGAAGGATAAGCAAGACCATGAAAGAGAATGTGACCGCAGGCGGGCTATTGCCTTTTTCCCTATCCGTTCCGGCTTATGCTCCTACCGGATATCACACGGTAGAGATAGTTGCCGGGGATGAAACAATCGGACAATACCGTTTTCAGGTAGAGGAATTCGTGCCTGACCGGATAAAGGTTGCGGTCGAGGAGGAAAAGAAAAGTGTCCTTCCCGGTGAAGAGATGCGTTATAAGGTGAGGGGTACATACTTATTCGGTCCTCCGGCAGCGGGTTTATCCGTCGACACTCAGGTAACGCTCATTCCCAAGGATTTTGCACCCAAGGGATACGAGGCGTATGTCTTCATCAATCCGGAGAGGAAATTCGACCCTAGACAGATATTCTCGGAAAGAGGGAAATTAAACGAGGAGGGGATAAAGGAATTTGCGGCTAAGGTTCCCGAGGATTTGAGGCCACCTTCATCACTCGAAGCCTGGATCACTGCGCGTGTCCAGGAAACGGGCGGTCGAGGAGTTGCCGCCAGAAATATAATTAATGTCCACCCTTATCCCTTTTACCTCGGAATTAAGCGTAAGGACCGCAGTCAGTATGCGGACCCGGGAAAAGAGGTGGTGTTAGAATATGTTGCGCTTTCTCCTGGTGAGGCGGATAGTGAATTAAAGGAGGTAAAAACGGATACACTTCGCGCCGAATTCTTCATCGACAGGTGGAACACCGTTTTGAGGCGTACCCCTGCCGGAAATTATAAATACGAATCTATCCGTGACTCTGCTCTTTTGGAATCAAAAATCCTGGAGGGGGGAAGTTCCAAGGGAAGCTTCGGTTTCACCCCCTCCGAGTTTGGAAGCTACCGTGTCGTGCTCACCGATCCTAAAGGGGGCGCCTCTACCGAGGTTCAATTCTATGCCAGCGGTTGGGGGTTTTCAGCATGGGCTATTGAAAATCCGGCACGGGTTGAACTAGACCTGGAAGAGGATGAGTACATGCCCGGCGAGCGGGCGGTGCTACAGGTTCGCGCTCCTTTCAGCGGAAAACTACTAGTTACCGTGGAGCGTGACGAGATTTATCACACCGAAATTCATACCCTCTCTGGGAACAGTGCCAAGCTCTCCATTCCAGTAACGGAGTTATATCGCCCTAACGCCTATATCACTGCTACGGTGATAAGAAGCGCAAAGGACCTCGAGCCTGGCTCTCCGGGCAGGGCGTTTGGCGCGATTCCTATAAACGTAGACCGAAGTGCTAACCGGATAGGCGTGGATATCAAGGCGCCTGAAGAAATAAGGCCGCTCACCCCGCTGGAGATAGAGGTGAGCACTATTCCCGAAGCCTCCGTCACCGTGGCGGCGGTGGATGAGGGAATATTACAGTTGATAGCCCAGAAGACACCCGACCCTTTTTCCTTCTTTTATCAAAAATTAGCCCTCGGCGTGATGGAGTACGATACATTTTCACTTCTCTTACCCGATGTGCCCAAGATAGAGGGGGCCTCGCCGCCAGGCGGAGGAGCCGATGCGCTAAAGGCTGGACAATTCGTGCGTACAGAAGGAATAAGGCGGGTGAAGCCCGTGGCCTTCTGGTCTGGGGTATTGAAGACCGATGCCAATGGAAGGTTGAAGGTTAAATTCGATATACCGGAGTTTCAGGGAGCGATACGCATCATGGCGGTGGCCTCAAAGGACAAAAGATTTGGCTCGGGCGAGAGTTTTACCGGAGTTAAATCGCCTCTGGTGATGTTTCCGACGATACCCCGGTTTTTGTCCTTGAACGAGACCGTGGTAATACCCGTATCGGTGAGAAACGACACTGGAAAGGACGGGACGTTTAAAGTGCAATTAGACCTGCTTGGGGCTCTCGGAATCGAGGGAGAACGAGACAATGAACAAAAGAAGCAGTCGATAAAAGAGATAGCCATACCAAACGGAAGCGAGAGGACGGTTTACTTTACGATAACAACCTTTGATGAGACTGGGAATGTCAGTCTCAATATCAGTGCATCCGGGAACGGCGAGACTACAAGTTCGACAACTGACCTCTCTATACGCCCGGATTTGCCGGTAGAGAGAATGGAGAAAGCGGGAAGAATTGCCGGTCAAACAACTGAACTAGGAATCGAGGACGAAGGCTCGTTCCGGCCAGAGACCATCAAGAGAGAACTTCGGTTAAGCCGTCTCCCGCTTATACAGTTTTCCGGGAAGCTGGATTATCTTCTCAACTATCCTTACGGATGTCTTGAGCAGGTAACTTCCACGGTGTTTCCGTTGCTATATCTAGCGGATATATCGAGAGAGCTTGAGCCGGAATTATTCGAGAAATCAAACCCGGAGGCTTTGGTGCAAGAGGGGATAAGGCGTATGGTAACCATGCAGATAACCGGAGGAGGGTTTTCTCTATGGCCGGGAGGAACCTCTGTGGAACCATGGGCAAGCATTTATGCGGCCCATTTCCTGGTAGAAGCCAGACGCGCCGGATATTACGTCGAGAACTCCCTTTACTCCGGGGCCATAGATTTCACAAAAAGCGAGGCGAAGGCTAAGCAATCCTACGGCACCGGCGAGCTTGAGCGGGCGGTATATGCGCTTTATGTGCTGGGGAGAGCAGGTAAGGCCGATACTGGTACTATGGATTACATTCGTAAGAACGGTAAAGACCAGCTCGGTGTGGAATCCCGGGCGTTACTCGGCGCTACGTATGCGTCTATGGGAAACACCGAGGCGATCAAGGAGATGACTAAAGGTTTAGAAGACGTAGAGCGCATTAATAGAGAAACCGGAGGAAACTTTAACTCCACCGTTCGTAACCGCGCCCTTTTTCTGTTGGCGCTCATGGATGCTGCACCAAACGACCCGCGTGCGCCCGAGCTAGTGGAAAGACTAGCTCGTGATGCTACGGTTGATACCTGGTGGACAACCCAGGAAACCTCGTTTGCGCTCTTGGCAATCGGGCAGTTTATAAAAAGGCAAACCCAGGCTCCCCCCTACACCGGCACTGTCTATCTTGGTGACAAATCAATCGCTGAGTTTAAAAGCGACAAGGTCCTCGCCATCCCGGAGATCGAGGGTACGGAGCCGGTCAAGATAGTCATGGATAACGGATACAAGGAGGGGAGCGCTTTCTACTCCATCATTACCAGCGCGGTTCCAACGGACAAGGGGTTTAAGCCGGTACAAAACGGGCTTGAGCTAAAGAAGGAATACCACACGCAGGACGGAGTCCCCATCGACCCGAACAATATCAAGCAGGGAGACCTCCTAGTAGTACGCACGGATGTAAGGAGCATGTCCGGAAGATTGCAAAACGTGGTGATCCAGAATCTATTACCTTCGGGATTTGAGGTAGAAAACCCAAGGCTAAAGACCACCGAGATTCTGCCCTGGGCCACAGGTGAGAAGCTAGAACCGGATTATCAGGACATCCGCGATGACCGGGTGCTCATATTTACGGATTTGAACGATAATAAGTGGTACAGCTACTACACGCTTCTTCGTGTGGTCAACCCGGGTGTATTTTCTGTCCCGCCGGTTCAAGCGGAGGCCATGTATGCGCCCAATATTCGTTTTACCGGAGGCTTAGAAAAGCCATTTAGGGTGGAGATAAAGAATTGAAGAAGTTTTTGAATTGGCAGCGGATTGAAACAAACCGGCATTACTACGATAAATGATACGTTCTCCCCACTTGAGGGGGAGAAACACCATCCCGACCTTCCCCCACAGGTGGGGAAGGAGTAATCGCTGTGGAGATAAGAAGTTGACAAGATGTACATTTTCTTCTCCCCGCATTTCACTCAGACTGTTTTTCATTGCGATTCTTGCACCTTTACCCCTATTCATCACCCTTGATTTCCTCTTCCCTTTTCCTGGAGATTCGTTGAGAAGGGCTCCGACTGTTGTCGTAACCGATAAGGACGGGAACCCGGTCAGGTTTTTCCTGCCCAGAGATGAACACTGGCGTCTTCCGATAAGGCTAGAGGATATATCCCCAGACCTGATCAAAGCGGTTATAGCTTCCGAGGACAGGTGGTTTCATTATCATCCAGGTATCAACCCGTTTGCGGTGATAAGGGCGCTATACACAAACATAAAAGCCGGGAAGGTAGTGTCTGGCGCCTCCACTATCCCCATGCAGATAGCGCGTATTTCTAACCCAAAGCCAAGAACACTTCTATCTAAGTTGGAAGAGGGTTTTCGTGCGCTTCAGCTCAAGTGGCACCTTAACGATAGCCAGTTGATCGAAATATACCTGAACATTACACCCTATGGAGGGAACATAGAAGGCATAGGGGCAGCGTCATATTTTTACCTGGGCAAGGACCCCAGGGCGCTCTCTCCGGCAGACGTTGCCCTTCTCACTGTTCTCCCTCGCTCACCCACCGCATACGACCCCGTGGTCAATCCCTCGAAAGCGCTTGGAGCGAGAAACCGAGTGTTGATGCAACTACAAAAACGAGGGGTATTCACGGCGAGTAGGGTTAAGGAGGCAATGAAAGAATCTGTGCCCATGAGACGTAGGAATGCTCCTTTTAATGCTCCTCACTTTACTCAGTTTGCCTGGGATAAGTATCGCCATAAGGACCGAATAGAAACCACACTCGATTTATCCATACAGAAAATTTCTGAGGAATCCGCGAGGAGAAGAATCGAGGGATTGAGAGGGCAGGGGATTGATAACCTAGCGATAGTAGTTATCGAAAACAAGGAG
Encoded here:
- a CDS encoding DEAD/DEAH box helicase codes for the protein MEKLEKFRALGLSENTLRAIKDKGFLEPTAIQERTIPILLRGDIDVVGQAQTGTGKTAAFALPLIERLEEAGFVQALVLVPTRELAVQVSEEINSLKGNKKLRVVPIYGGHSMELQLRWLREGVDIVVGTPGRILDHVKRKSLKLGSISHLILDEADEMLNMGFIEDVEEILNSAATEKRMLLFSATMPERILDIAKNYMRRYELITLKQQLTTDLTDQIYFEISSSDKFKALCRIIDVEKEFYGLVFCRTKLDVENVANKLMEMGYNAKALHGDISQNQRERILNRFRNKRINVLVATDVAARGIDINDLTHVINYALPHDPESYVHRIGRTGRAGKEGTAITFVTPEDQRRLHFIKRIAKTNIRREKLPEMEDVIKAKLTRIKREIEDIIESGGHQDYIKTAKELLEENEAEKVLAALLNRSFKDELNKRKYSVVQDVLIESHGSDNNRRARRKNRTIYKNGKNGWHGF
- a CDS encoding alpha-2-macroglobulin, producing MSEPNSDKPKRIFQDWKNIAIAILVIVVVVMGFILGKDRLGGGVKETGVDGKGEGVAIFDVKFDRENQSFVDIVFDKPIGKDKEGEILGRDPAKITPTIGGVWKWQGSNVLRFEPSGNFAPATDYTITIIPEQIISQGQVFKGKKEISFRTDEFKVEQVTINEEPFLEKKNTLALVGEVRFNYSVDPEVLARKIKLIDLKGGVDGQEKRIPIKLETTYWSDVINFKSDPIEKEKDERKLKLIILGDLVPAQGNVPLGQDYTETILLGSKDKLVVREVSPEAAYKKSSLKITFSSSVNPEIAASYITVKPEVKYTLERDRNRLNLRGEFKPGETYELAMGKGLPAIDDAVLREEYKTEVTIPDLEPSVEFESKGMFLDAKGTHAVKLKTINIDSLELDIDRVYLNNLFFLFDSYGYSVWRDNYYKGDLNYSLGNSIVNKEIKMQKKQNEEVVTTLNLNKYIPEGEPGLYRIGITPEGLYEGVQKWVLITDLGIVAKKGSGEFLVWVSSFANLQPISGAEVKVISNQNQLIAKGITDANGLLRLEGLQKPFEKNTPYMITVEKGRDFSFLLTEQMAIDTSGLDVGGATFTAKGYTAYVYGERDIYRPGETLEAVAIVRDSNLNVPEPMPLIIGHKDPKGRISKTMKENVTAGGLLPFSLSVPAYAPTGYHTVEIVAGDETIGQYRFQVEEFVPDRIKVAVEEEKKSVLPGEEMRYKVRGTYLFGPPAAGLSVDTQVTLIPKDFAPKGYEAYVFINPERKFDPRQIFSERGKLNEEGIKEFAAKVPEDLRPPSSLEAWITARVQETGGRGVAARNIINVHPYPFYLGIKRKDRSQYADPGKEVVLEYVALSPGEADSELKEVKTDTLRAEFFIDRWNTVLRRTPAGNYKYESIRDSALLESKILEGGSSKGSFGFTPSEFGSYRVVLTDPKGGASTEVQFYASGWGFSAWAIENPARVELDLEEDEYMPGERAVLQVRAPFSGKLLVTVERDEIYHTEIHTLSGNSAKLSIPVTELYRPNAYITATVIRSAKDLEPGSPGRAFGAIPINVDRSANRIGVDIKAPEEIRPLTPLEIEVSTIPEASVTVAAVDEGILQLIAQKTPDPFSFFYQKLALGVMEYDTFSLLLPDVPKIEGASPPGGGADALKAGQFVRTEGIRRVKPVAFWSGVLKTDANGRLKVKFDIPEFQGAIRIMAVASKDKRFGSGESFTGVKSPLVMFPTIPRFLSLNETVVIPVSVRNDTGKDGTFKVQLDLLGALGIEGERDNEQKKQSIKEIAIPNGSERTVYFTITTFDETGNVSLNISASGNGETTSSTTDLSIRPDLPVERMEKAGRIAGQTTELGIEDEGSFRPETIKRELRLSRLPLIQFSGKLDYLLNYPYGCLEQVTSTVFPLLYLADISRELEPELFEKSNPEALVQEGIRRMVTMQITGGGFSLWPGGTSVEPWASIYAAHFLVEARRAGYYVENSLYSGAIDFTKSEAKAKQSYGTGELERAVYALYVLGRAGKADTGTMDYIRKNGKDQLGVESRALLGATYASMGNTEAIKEMTKGLEDVERINRETGGNFNSTVRNRALFLLALMDAAPNDPRAPELVERLARDATVDTWWTTQETSFALLAIGQFIKRQTQAPPYTGTVYLGDKSIAEFKSDKVLAIPEIEGTEPVKIVMDNGYKEGSAFYSIITSAVPTDKGFKPVQNGLELKKEYHTQDGVPIDPNNIKQGDLLVVRTDVRSMSGRLQNVVIQNLLPSGFEVENPRLKTTEILPWATGEKLEPDYQDIRDDRVLIFTDLNDNKWYSYYTLLRVVNPGVFSVPPVQAEAMYAPNIRFTGGLEKPFRVEIKN